From Variimorphobacter saccharofermentans, one genomic window encodes:
- a CDS encoding KH domain-containing protein — protein sequence MKELVEVIAKSLVDHPDEVVVTEKETEKAIVVELKVASEDMGKVIGKQGRIAKSIRTVVKAAATKDDKKVVVEILQ from the coding sequence ATGAAGGAATTAGTCGAAGTTATCGCTAAATCACTCGTTGATCATCCCGATGAGGTTGTTGTTACGGAAAAAGAAACCGAAAAGGCAATTGTTGTGGAATTAAAAGTCGCTTCTGAGGATATGGGTAAGGTAATTGGAAAGCAAGGTCGTATCGCAAAATCCATCCGTACCGTAGTAAAAGCAGCCGCAACAAAGGATGACAAAAAGGTAGTAGTTGAGATTCTGCAATAG
- the rplS gene encoding 50S ribosomal protein L19 codes for MNEIIKSIEAEQLKASVPDFKVGDTVQVYAKVKEGNRERLQVFEGTVIKRQNGSNRETFTVRKTSNGIGVEKTWPLHSPTIDRIEIVRRGKVRQAKLFYLRDRVGKRAKIKEAIK; via the coding sequence ATGAATGAAATTATTAAGAGTATTGAAGCAGAACAGTTGAAAGCATCTGTTCCGGATTTCAAGGTTGGCGATACCGTTCAGGTATACGCAAAGGTAAAAGAAGGTAACCGTGAAAGATTACAGGTTTTTGAAGGAACCGTAATTAAAAGACAAAACGGTAGTAACAGAGAGACCTTTACTGTAAGAAAGACATCCAATGGTATCGGTGTTGAGAAAACCTGGCCGCTTCATAGTCCTACCATCGATCGTATTGAGATCGTTAGACGCGGTAAAGTAAGACAAGCAAAACTTTTCTATCTGCGTGATAGAGTAGGTAAAAGAGCTAAGATTAAAGAAGCAATTAAATAA
- the ffh gene encoding signal recognition particle protein, giving the protein MAFENLSDKLQNIFKNLRGKGRLSEADVKTALKEVKMALLEADVNFKVVKNFVNTVQERAVGQDVLNSLTPGQMVIKIVNEEMIRLLGEQTVELQLKPSNEITVLMMCGLQGAGKTTTVAKLAGKLKSKGRKPLLVACDIYRPAAIEQLQINGDKQGVSVFSMGDKHKPLNIAKAAMEHAVKNGYNVVMLDTAGRLHIDEAMMEELQEIKANINVHQTILVVDAMTGQDAVNVSELFNEKLSIDGVILTKLDGDTRGGAALSIRAVTGRPILYVGMGEKLSDLEQFYPDRMASRILGMGDILTLIDKAQAEFDETKAKELEKKIKKAEFDFNDFLEQMQQMKKMGGISSLLGMLPGAGKLKDIEIDENALATTEAIIYSMTKAERSNPDILNPSRKKRIAAGAGVDISEVNALVKQLEQSRKMMKQFSGMMGKGGKHGGKFKLPFGL; this is encoded by the coding sequence ATGGCATTTGAAAACTTATCCGATAAACTTCAGAATATATTCAAGAACTTAAGAGGAAAGGGCAGACTTTCTGAAGCTGATGTTAAAACTGCTTTGAAAGAAGTTAAAATGGCTTTACTTGAAGCAGACGTTAACTTTAAAGTGGTTAAAAACTTTGTGAACACCGTACAGGAACGGGCTGTCGGACAGGATGTACTGAACAGTCTTACTCCGGGTCAGATGGTTATTAAAATTGTTAATGAAGAAATGATTCGATTATTAGGGGAACAGACCGTAGAATTACAGTTGAAACCCTCTAATGAGATAACCGTATTGATGATGTGTGGTTTACAGGGTGCAGGTAAGACAACAACCGTTGCCAAGCTTGCCGGAAAATTAAAGTCAAAAGGAAGAAAGCCTTTATTAGTAGCATGTGATATATACCGTCCCGCAGCGATTGAACAGCTGCAGATCAATGGAGATAAGCAGGGTGTCAGTGTATTTTCCATGGGAGATAAGCATAAGCCTCTTAATATTGCGAAAGCGGCTATGGAGCATGCTGTCAAGAATGGATACAACGTTGTAATGCTGGATACCGCCGGTCGCCTTCACATTGATGAAGCAATGATGGAAGAATTACAGGAGATTAAGGCTAATATCAATGTGCATCAGACAATTTTAGTTGTGGATGCAATGACTGGTCAGGATGCAGTGAATGTATCTGAGCTGTTTAACGAGAAGCTTTCTATTGATGGAGTAATATTAACCAAATTGGATGGTGATACCAGAGGTGGTGCTGCTTTATCGATTCGGGCAGTTACCGGTCGCCCTATACTGTATGTAGGTATGGGTGAGAAGCTTTCTGATTTAGAACAGTTTTATCCGGACCGTATGGCTTCCCGTATTCTTGGAATGGGAGATATTCTTACATTAATTGATAAAGCACAAGCTGAATTTGATGAAACAAAAGCCAAGGAATTAGAAAAGAAGATCAAAAAAGCAGAATTTGATTTTAATGATTTTCTGGAGCAGATGCAACAAATGAAAAAGATGGGTGGAATATCCAGTTTACTGGGTATGCTTCCTGGTGCTGGTAAGCTGAAAGACATTGAAATCGATGAAAATGCTCTTGCTACCACAGAGGCTATCATTTATTCCATGACAAAAGCGGAACGCTCCAACCCGGATATATTAAATCCGTCCCGCAAAAAACGTATTGCAGCTGGAGCCGGAGTTGATATCTCAGAAGTAAATGCTTTGGTAAAGCAGCTGGAGCAATCCAGAAAAATGATGAAGCAATTTTCTGGTATGATGGGAAAAGGCGGGAAACACGGAGGGAAATTCAAATTACCCTTTGGTTTATAA
- the rimM gene encoding ribosome maturation factor RimM (Essential for efficient processing of 16S rRNA), producing the protein MDNYLRVGVISSTHGIRGEVKVFPTTDDLRRFDDLTEVILDTGKELIPLEVEGVKYFKQQAILKFKGIDDINEIEKYRGKDLLVSRDNAVKLHENEYFIYDLIDSEIITDTGESLGILTEILTTSANDVYVVKTPDHKEILIPSIKECILNVDVEQKKIIVHLLPGLR; encoded by the coding sequence ATGGATAATTATCTCAGAGTTGGAGTCATTTCTTCCACACATGGAATACGTGGTGAGGTGAAGGTATTCCCTACAACAGATGATCTCAGGAGATTTGATGATTTAACAGAGGTAATTCTGGATACAGGGAAAGAATTAATTCCTCTGGAAGTAGAAGGGGTCAAGTACTTTAAGCAACAAGCCATTTTAAAGTTTAAGGGGATTGATGATATCAATGAGATTGAAAAATATCGAGGAAAAGATTTGCTTGTAAGTAGAGATAATGCAGTGAAGCTGCATGAGAACGAGTATTTTATTTATGATCTGATTGATTCTGAGATTATCACCGATACGGGTGAATCTCTTGGAATTCTGACTGAGATATTAACTACCTCTGCCAATGATGTTTACGTTGTTAAAACACCGGATCATAAAGAAATCTTAATTCCATCAATCAAAGAATGTATTCTGAATGTAGACGTGGAGCAAAAGAAGATCATTGTTCATTTATTACCTGGCTTACGATAA
- the ylqF gene encoding ribosome biogenesis GTPase YlqF: MQIQWYPGHMAKAKRMMQGDMKLIDVVIELVDARIPYSSKNPDIDVLAKNKSRVILLNKSDMADQRYNNDWKEYFETKGFHVALVNSKSGSGVKQVQDIVQKACQAKIERDRKRGILNRPVRAMIVGIPNVGKSTFINSFVGKASTKTGNKPGVTKGKQWIRLNKFIELLDTPGILWPKFEDQTVGLKLAFIGSINDTIINTTDLSLELILLLQQRYPEVLTNRYEVTLPEIVDSKQTAAGVLEQIAIKRSCLMKGGEPDLDRAAILLIDDFRSTKLGTITLEYPDKKI, encoded by the coding sequence ATGCAAATTCAATGGTATCCGGGACATATGGCAAAAGCAAAGCGTATGATGCAGGGGGATATGAAATTAATTGATGTTGTAATTGAACTGGTAGATGCCAGAATTCCATATTCCAGCAAAAACCCTGATATTGATGTGCTGGCGAAAAACAAATCCCGTGTCATTCTTTTAAATAAAAGCGATATGGCTGATCAACGTTATAATAATGACTGGAAGGAATACTTCGAAACGAAAGGCTTCCATGTCGCTCTTGTGAATTCAAAAAGTGGTAGTGGCGTAAAGCAGGTACAGGATATCGTTCAAAAAGCCTGTCAGGCTAAGATTGAACGAGACCGTAAAAGGGGGATTCTGAATCGGCCTGTTAGAGCCATGATTGTAGGTATTCCCAATGTCGGTAAATCCACCTTCATTAACAGTTTTGTTGGAAAAGCTTCTACAAAAACTGGGAATAAGCCCGGCGTAACCAAGGGAAAACAATGGATTCGTCTGAACAAATTTATTGAATTACTGGATACTCCGGGAATTTTATGGCCGAAATTTGAAGACCAGACAGTGGGACTAAAGCTAGCATTCATCGGATCAATCAATGATACGATCATTAATACTACCGATTTATCTTTAGAATTGATTCTGTTATTACAACAAAGGTATCCGGAAGTCCTGACAAATCGATATGAAGTGACTCTGCCAGAAATCGTGGACAGCAAGCAGACTGCAGCAGGAGTATTGGAGCAAATCGCAATCAAACGTTCCTGCCTGATGAAGGGTGGAGAACCGGATTTAGATCGGGCTGCTATTTTATTAATTGATGATTTTCGCAGCACAAAGCTCGGCACGATTACCTTAGAATATCCGGATAAAAAGATATAA
- the trmD gene encoding tRNA (guanosine(37)-N1)-methyltransferase TrmD, with the protein MNFHILTLFPEMIMQSLGTSITGRAIDKGLISVNAINIRDFSDDKHKKVDDYPYGGGAGMVMQAEPVYKSYGYLVNHIKLSKENPADFKKPRVIYVTPQGSIFNQEMAKELSQEEDLIFLCGHYEGVDERVLNMIATDYISIGDYVLTGGELPAMVMIDAISRLIPGVLNNDISSEFESLQDNLLEYPQYTRPEIFMGQKVPEVLLTGHHAKIEAWRRKQSILRTYERRPDLLEKANLTEEEREYLTRLIFQKNYDIYDSK; encoded by the coding sequence ATGAATTTTCATATACTTACACTCTTTCCTGAGATGATTATGCAAAGTTTAGGAACCAGTATCACAGGAAGAGCAATCGATAAAGGATTAATTTCCGTAAATGCAATTAATATCAGAGATTTTAGTGATGATAAACATAAAAAGGTTGACGATTATCCATACGGTGGAGGTGCCGGCATGGTAATGCAGGCAGAACCGGTATATAAATCCTACGGCTATCTGGTGAATCATATTAAGTTATCAAAAGAGAATCCGGCAGATTTTAAAAAACCACGTGTAATTTATGTAACACCGCAGGGAAGTATTTTTAATCAGGAAATGGCGAAAGAACTTTCCCAAGAAGAGGATTTAATATTCTTATGCGGTCATTATGAGGGAGTTGATGAGCGAGTTCTTAATATGATTGCTACTGATTACATCTCCATAGGAGATTATGTATTGACCGGAGGTGAGCTACCTGCTATGGTTATGATCGATGCAATCTCCCGATTAATACCAGGTGTATTAAATAATGATATTTCTTCGGAATTTGAATCGCTGCAGGATAATCTGTTAGAATATCCTCAATATACCCGTCCGGAAATATTTATGGGACAAAAGGTACCCGAAGTTCTATTAACCGGACATCATGCCAAAATCGAAGCTTGGAGAAGGAAACAATCCATTCTGAGAACCTATGAAAGACGTCCAGATCTTCTCGAAAAAGCAAATCTCACCGAAGAAGAACGCGAATATCTGACTCGTCTTATTTTTCAAAAGAACTATGATATCTATGATTCAAAATAA
- a CDS encoding Hpt domain-containing protein, whose product MEYIDRKLMELGVDVKGVLLRLGHNEQLYQSLCQKFLKDTTYQLFMDSIMKHEYKNAAFYVHTLKGIAANLGFHKLAQYCLRLQEEISKQRVDQNHIKLLTNEYQKIILVLKEKTT is encoded by the coding sequence ATGGAGTATATTGATAGAAAGCTTATGGAACTTGGTGTTGATGTAAAAGGTGTTTTGCTTCGCCTGGGTCATAATGAACAGCTCTATCAGTCACTTTGTCAAAAATTCTTAAAAGATACTACCTATCAATTATTTATGGATTCCATCATGAAGCATGAATATAAAAATGCGGCTTTTTATGTTCATACCTTGAAGGGAATTGCCGCAAATTTAGGATTTCACAAGCTGGCGCAGTATTGTCTGAGACTTCAGGAGGAGATATCCAAGCAACGAGTTGATCAAAATCATATCAAGCTTCTTACGAATGAATATCAAAAAATAATTCTTGTTTTAAAGGAGAAAACCACTTGA
- the ylxM gene encoding YlxM family DNA-binding protein, translating into MIQSEAQIEKLDEIVWLSILYDFYGDLLSDHKKHIFEDYVLNDLSLGEIAAEQGISRQGVYDIVKRCTVQLKEYEDKLSLVQRFQSIKEKLGTMKELLSVVEQSGDVSTVKEIATLADDILKEL; encoded by the coding sequence ATGATACAAAGTGAAGCACAGATTGAAAAGCTGGATGAAATCGTATGGCTCTCAATTTTATACGACTTTTATGGTGATTTACTTAGTGATCATAAAAAACATATATTTGAGGATTATGTGTTAAATGACTTATCTCTTGGTGAGATTGCAGCTGAACAGGGAATCAGCAGACAGGGTGTCTATGATATCGTAAAGCGCTGTACAGTACAATTAAAGGAATATGAAGATAAATTGTCATTGGTACAAAGATTTCAATCAATTAAAGAAAAACTTGGTACGATGAAGGAACTTCTTTCCGTAGTAGAACAGTCGGGAGATGTTTCAACGGTGAAGGAAATAGCAACATTGGCAGACGATATTTTAAAGGAGCTGTAA
- the rpsP gene encoding 30S ribosomal protein S16 gives MAVKIRLKRMGQKKAPFYRIVVSDSRTPRDGRFIEEIGTYDPTQNPSKFNVNEEAAKKWLANGAQPTDTVGKILKNAGIL, from the coding sequence ATGGCAGTAAAGATTAGATTAAAGAGAATGGGACAGAAAAAAGCTCCTTTCTATAGAATCGTTGTTTCTGATTCCAGAACACCAAGAGATGGTAGATTTATCGAAGAAATCGGTACTTACGATCCTACACAAAACCCTAGTAAGTTCAACGTAAACGAGGAAGCTGCAAAAAAGTGGTTAGCTAACGGTGCTCAGCCTACCGATACTGTAGGTAAGATTTTAAAGAATGCAGGTATTCTATAA
- a CDS encoding ribonuclease HII, producing the protein MSHNSNEETGAKKIALIKLEFMQAEYDILPVLLEKYKDDERSGVVTICNQYQRKLEAYRMEKNRMAAMKQYEAMYQEYPYICGIDEVGRGPLAGPVIAAAVILPKECDLLYINDSKQLTEKKREELYDEIISCAISFGIGSVPPTQIDEINILQATYEAMRKAIGNLKVQPDILLNDAVTIPGVDIKQVPIIKGDAKSISIAAASIVAKVTRDRIMVAYDKVFPGYDFASNKGYGSARHMEAIKKYGLTPIHRKSFVKNII; encoded by the coding sequence ATGAGCCATAATTCAAACGAAGAAACCGGAGCAAAAAAAATAGCCCTAATTAAGCTGGAATTTATGCAGGCTGAATATGATATTCTACCCGTTCTGTTAGAAAAGTATAAGGATGATGAACGAAGTGGAGTGGTTACCATATGTAACCAGTATCAGAGAAAGCTTGAAGCCTATCGAATGGAAAAGAATCGTATGGCTGCAATGAAGCAATACGAAGCTATGTATCAGGAGTATCCGTATATCTGCGGAATCGATGAAGTTGGAAGAGGTCCTTTAGCCGGTCCCGTCATTGCTGCCGCAGTGATACTGCCAAAGGAATGTGATCTACTATATATCAATGACTCAAAGCAGCTCACAGAGAAAAAAAGAGAAGAACTATATGATGAAATTATCTCCTGTGCCATCAGTTTTGGAATTGGCAGTGTACCACCAACCCAAATTGATGAAATAAATATTCTACAAGCAACCTATGAGGCAATGCGAAAGGCAATAGGTAATTTAAAGGTACAGCCCGATATTTTATTAAATGATGCTGTAACGATTCCGGGAGTTGATATAAAACAGGTACCGATTATTAAGGGTGATGCAAAAAGTATCTCCATCGCTGCCGCCAGCATTGTGGCAAAGGTTACCAGAGATCGCATAATGGTAGCTTATGATAAGGTGTTTCCTGGCTATGATTTCGCGAGTAATAAAGGCTATGGTTCGGCTAGGCATATGGAAGCTATAAAAAAATACGGATTGACACCCATACATAGAAAAAGCTTTGTGAAAAATATTATCTAA
- the lepB gene encoding signal peptidase I, which yields MDFDFDKESKRPFIKKIIIEIIIWIVQIAAVIFLAYFIIYYALEKTNMIGNSMETTLKDGDSVIINKFSYRFTDPKRFDVIVFKKSGKEHSYYDIKRIIGLPGERLQLKDGLLYINGEVVEDIIQAEPMTNYGLADEEIVLEENEYFVLGDNRNNSEDSRFASIGNIRRDEIVGEAFIRLKPFNFIQKLNLKSKENNEQE from the coding sequence ATGGATTTTGATTTTGATAAAGAAAGTAAACGACCATTTATCAAGAAAATCATAATAGAAATAATAATCTGGATTGTGCAGATAGCAGCTGTTATTTTTCTGGCATATTTTATCATATATTATGCACTGGAAAAAACGAATATGATTGGTAATTCGATGGAAACCACCCTTAAGGATGGAGATTCTGTCATTATTAATAAATTTTCCTATCGCTTTACGGATCCGAAACGGTTCGATGTGATTGTTTTTAAGAAAAGTGGTAAGGAACATAGTTATTACGATATTAAACGAATTATCGGACTTCCTGGAGAACGTCTGCAATTAAAGGATGGTCTGCTTTATATTAATGGAGAAGTCGTTGAGGATATTATTCAGGCAGAACCCATGACAAACTATGGACTTGCTGATGAAGAAATTGTATTAGAAGAGAATGAATATTTTGTACTGGGAGATAATCGTAATAACAGTGAGGATAGTCGCTTTGCCAGTATTGGTAATATACGAAGGGATGAAATTGTCGGAGAAGCTTTTATACGGTTAAAACCATTTAATTTCATTCAAAAACTAAACCTGAAAAGCAAAGAAAATAATGAACAAGAATAA